In Labeo rohita strain BAU-BD-2019 chromosome 16, IGBB_LRoh.1.0, whole genome shotgun sequence, one DNA window encodes the following:
- the sh3bp5b gene encoding SH3 domain-binding protein 5b, with amino-acid sequence MDSSDKENRSDEEFESPEEEEVDPRIQGELEKLNQSTDDINRCETELEDARQKFRSVLVEATLKLDELVKKIGKAVEDSKPYWEARRVARQTQLEAQRSTQDFQRATEVLRAAKETIALAEQRLLEDDKRQFDSAWQEMLNHATQRVMEAEQIKTRSELLHKETAAKYTAAMSRMKQLEKKLKRTINKSKPYFEMKAKYYLQLEQLKKNVDDLQAKLTQAKGEYKSALRNLEMISDEIHERRRSCGIGPRERGVGAEGDGVIGEDLSGFKIESDGISMASGSFEDENCSTSAMSEEDSDTQSNSSFSSGPNSPLDLPCPFSSSSSSSSGSPTSTSPTPSSRPCSLDLPSTVSLSDFSLMSPILGPRSECSGASSPECDLERGDRAEGAEAVLDNVLNNNSISNTKTTFGLDSRFRLLSLKLSRNESRKNMGLAQHPSPATILLDGM; translated from the exons atggacagcTCAGACAAGGAGAACAGGTCGGATGAAGAATTTGAATCACCCGAGGAAGAAGAGGTGGACCCGAGAATTCAG GGAGAGCTTGAGAAGCTGAATCAGTCCACAGATGACATCAACAGATGTGAGACTGAGCTTGAG GATGCCAGGCAAAAGTTTCGCTCTGTGCTGGTGGAAGCCACTTTAAAGCTAGACGAGCTGGTGAAGAAGATTGGGAAAGCGGTGGAGGACTCGAAACCGTACTGGGAGGCCCGGCGGGTGGCACGGCAG ACTCAGCTGGAAGCACAGAGATCCACACAAGACTTCCAGAGGGCCACGGAGGTACTGCGGGCAGCCAAAGAGACCATTGCCCTAGCTGAACAGAGGCTGTTGGAGGACGATAAGCGGCAATTTGACTCGGCCTGGCAGGAGATGCTCAATCATGCAACACAGCGA GTGATGGAGGCCGAGCAGATAAAAACACGCAGTGAGCTACTGCACAAGGAGACCGCTGCGAAATACACCGCTGCCATGAGTCGTATGAAACAGCTGGAGAAGAAGCTCAAACGCACCATCAACAAGTCTAA GCCCTACTTTGAAATGAAGGCAAAATATTACTTGCAGCTTGAG CAACTGAAGAAGAATGTGGATGACCTCCAGGCCAAGCTGACACAGGCTAAAGGGGAATATAAGTCAGCCCTAAGAAACCTGGAGATGATCTCTGATGAGATCCATGAGCGCAGACGTTCCTGTGGCATAGGCCCGCGAGAGAGAGGCGTGGGAGCAGAAGGTGACGGTGTCATTGGTGAAGACTTGTCTGGGTTCAAAATAGAGTCTGATGGAATCTCAA TGGCATCTGGGTCCTTTGAGGACGAAAACTGCAGCACCAGTGCCATGTCCGAGGAAGACTCGGACACTCAGTCCAACAGTAGCTTCAGTTCTGGGCCAAACAGCCCTCTGGACCTGCCTTGTCCTTTCTCCTCCtcatcttcctcttcctctggcTCTCCAACCTCCACCTCCCCCACTCCTTCCTCTCGCCCCTGCAGTCTGGACCTGCCCAGCACCGTCTCTTTGTCTGACTTTAGCCTGATGTCTCCCATCCTCGGCCCACGCAGCGAATGCAGCGGCGCTTCCTCCCCCGAGTGCGACCTAGAGAGGG GTGACAGAGCAGAAGGTGCCGAAGCCGTACTGGACAATGTTCTCAATAACAACAGCATCAGCAACACCAAAACAACCTTTGGCTTGGATAGCCGTTTCCGCCTGCTGTCTCTAAAACTTAGCCGAAATGAAAGCAGAAAAAACATGGGTCTGGCTCAGCACCCCTCCCCAGCCACAATCCTACTCGATGGGATGTGA